ACCCTGCCTCCCGGAGTGCGCAGGCTTCCCTCTTGGGAATTGAACATCGATCTGGAAGACAACTCCCTGCCCGAAGAGGCAGACTCCTTCTTTCTGACTATCCAGGATGAAACTGAGTTAGTCCCCTTTTAAAGTGATCAAAACGTCACAAGTCTTTTGACTCGTGCATATAGAGGTTTCTACGAAGAAAAAGTTCCCATCACTGTAATCACATTCTTTACCCCACAAAAACCCGGTGTTTTCATTGGTTCATGATTGCTATTAGTCCACACCGAGGTAGTATATATATTCGAAAATTTCTTGACAAAAGACCTACCCGATCCCCACCGGATATTTCCCATATGTTTCAATTCAACTGGCTTACTTCTTTGTCAAACAGGCTACGCGCTGGCTCTACCAGACGCATTAAATCACAGCGAAAACATTCTCGGCTGCGAAGCTTCCGAGAAGCAACCGCTTTCGTTTCCCGAACTGCTGCAGAAAGGTTAGAAGACCGTACCCTATTAACGGTATTCACGGTTGTGAATACCAACGACTCCGGTACCGGCAGTCTTAGAGAAGCAATCGAGTTGGCAAACGTGAATGTCGGCGCGGACACTATTTCGTTCGACGCCGCGCTTGCTGGTCAGACAATTATTCTTGATAGTGAGCTGCTGATTTCCGATGACCTGACGATTAATGGTCTTGGCGCAGATCAACTCACTCTTGATGCTAGTGGCGATAACCGCATCTTCAATATCAATGATGGAGACGCGGAGACAACCATCAATGTTGATATCAGTGGTCTCACAATGACAAACGGCTATGCCGAGAATGGTGGTGCGATCCTCAACCATGAAAACCTTTCGGTTTTTAGCAGCACAATCTCAAAAAATAAGGCCCTTAAAAACGGTGGAGGGATCTATCATGCAGCTGGCTTGTTGACGATTAACGAAACTACATTCGCTGAAAACCTAGCAAATGAAAGTGGCGGTGGAATTTATAATTCCACTCAGGATTTAGTTGTTTCGAAGAGTACCTTCTACCGAAACGTTGCTACAAAAGACGGAGGTGGCATCTATACTCTGCAAGGAGTCTCCAAGTATAAACTCCGCGAACAACCTGAACCACAAATTAGGTACCGGATTATACCACGCGGTGGAGACATATCTTTACCAACATATGAAATAGTAGAAGTAATAGTCTTACCTGTATTTCTTCCAAAGTATGACTTAGAATTTAACTCGATCACAATCACAGACACCAGCTTCACTGAGAATTCTGCGATGAATGGAGGGGGTTTATTCAGTAATTATACAAAAGGCCCCAGTCCATGGTGGATTGACGTTATCTTGTATTCATCAATTACAAATGAGAATTCCGAGAGAATAAAATCGGAATTCACAATTGTCGATAGTGCTTTTACTGGTAATACTGCAGTAGATGATGGAGGTGGAATTTTTAATTTAAGTGGTTTGCTGGAAATAAGAAACAGTTCCATTTCGAATAACTCAGCAGTTCGTTCAGGTGGAGGAATCAAAAATCATGACCGCCTCACAATTAAGGAGAGCACCGTTTCAGATAATATTGCAGGCTCTAAAGGTGGTGGAATTTCCAATTACCACAATCTTTATATTGAGAAGAGTACTATCTCAAACAATACAGCTTTGGTGGGAGGAGGCATTGAGGTCCGTTTAGGCAGTTTAACGTTTAAGCATAGCACGCTGAATAACAATATTGCGACATCTAATGGTGGCGGAATTTATAGCCTTGATGGTAATGTCTCTATCAAGAATAGTACAATCTCAAAGAATCATGCTGGTGGTTTGGGAGGTGGCATATACAGCTCCGATTATTTTATTAGCGATACAGTAATTCATAATCCTTCTATCGAAGAACATGCCAACCCAGCAACCACAAATGAGGTTGGCTCGCCTGAACTTAATCCTCTTATATCTACAACTTCCACTTTAGTAGCACATCCCATAAATAAATTGGAAATCACGAACAGTACCATTACAGGAAATTCAGCAGAACAGTCAGGGGGGGGCATCGTTGATTCTCGGCAAGGGAGATACTCCGAAGAAACTACTATCACCAACAGTATCGTGGCGGGAAATACTGCAGCGACATTCCCTCAAATCGAAGGTAATTATATAGGCAACACCAATATAATTCAGGACAGTATTGATGGATTACTCGACCCCGTTCTCAGAGACAACGGTGGTCCCAGTAAGACCCATACATTACTGGCTGGTAGCGCGGCCATCAATGCTGGTGATAATGACGCTGCTAATGCTGCTGGTTTAACCAATGATCAACGCGGAACTGGCTCTGCCCGAATTATTGATGGCACAGTCGATATCGGTGCGTTTGAAGTTCAGGCTCCATTCACACAAATTGATTTGCGGGTCGTCAATTCTAAAACTCCGACCTCAGTCAATGGTGAGAGAACTTCACTCCCCGAAAACCTGACGTGGATTGATGAGTGGGGCAATTACTGGGTCGAAATTTGGATCAGCTCGCCATCAACGACGGATCTTGGAATTTTCTCAGCGAATCTCAATTTCACTTATAATACCGATATTACAACCGCTACCTCTATCGAATATGGTGCTGCCTTCACAGAGAATCAGACAGGCACCATTAATGATCTGAGTGGAACCATTGAAAATTTGTCTGCAGAGACCAGCACGACCGATGTGGGTGATGATCAGTATTTGCTCTTTGCTCGCATTAAATTTGAATCTACCTCAAACGATGCGATTGACTTGAATCTACAAGGACAGGGCCTAAATTCGCAAAGCCCTGACTTTTTGGTGAAAAACTCAGAAATCCGTTTTGTGGGAGATTTTCCCAGTGAAGAGCTACACGGTCCCTCACCCACCACACAAATCTGGGCCAATCCCTTTGATATAAACGATGACGACAAGATCAACTTTCGCGATCTAATACTTTTTGTCAGTACCTACAATTCTATCACCAGCGAGTCGAGTTCAAACTTTTCCTGGCTAACGGATCTGGACAATAATAATCGTGTCAACTTCAAAGATTTATTTTTGTTTGCCAGAAACTATGGCAAGAGCAAACTCGATCAATCAGCCATAGTTTATCCACAATTTTTTCACGAATATTGGATCGATTTATTAAACGAAAATACTCAGACTGGGCCGTTACTAATTCCTGTCACAGTAATCACCGTAGATAAAACGATAGACAGTCCAAATGAACATCTCGATCCGCAGGTCGTCGATTTAGAAGGCGATACCATAAGTCCTGTCGTTCTCGGTACCATTCGTATCGACATCAACTCTAGCAATCAAAACTCGTTTGTGGAGTCCACGATAGACGAGCAAAGTATTTTTGATCGATCAAGTCAGTTATCACTCATTGAATTATCTGATCCCGATCAAGATGACAGTCAGTTGAACTTCTGGTCTGCTATTGATTACGAACTCCGCCATGAAGACGAAGGAGTGGTGGAAAATCCCCTGTCTCCAAAAGTTCGCAGGCATCTCTCCGGGAAATTAAACATCGACCTGGAAGACAACTCCCTACCCGAAGAACCAGACTCCTTCTTTCTGACTATCCAGGATCAAACAAATTTAGTGCCCTTTTAAATCGTTTTCCGATTTTCTGAAGCAATAAAATAGAGCTATCTCTCTGATCTGACAAACCATTCCCTATGGCAACTTGGATTGCACTCTAGTCATAAAATGTGCAATCATACTATGACACGATATTACCTCCTTGTAGTTTGATTATTGTTTTTGACAACGAAGAGGAAGATCTCTTCTTACGTTGATCAATGCGAATTTAATTTACAAGACTAAGATTCGAGAAAAAGAATGCAACTGTCTCCCGAATTACTGGGATGGTTAGCCTTCGCTTCGGTAATCACGTTCATCGGAACAATCATTCTGATTCCGATATTGGTGGTCCGAATTCCGGTTGACTATTTCATGCGTAAAGAACGAGGATCTCTGCCCTGGGCTTCGCGGCACCCTGTCGTTCGAGTCATTCTACTGACAGGTAAAAACCTTTTCGGCTTCCTCTTTATTGGTGTCGGAATCTTATTACTGGCACTGCCGGGCCAGGGGCTTGTGACAATTATCATTGGAATCTTGTTGGTTGACTTTCCGGGCAAGTTTCAACTCGAACGCTGGATCATTTCACAAAAACCAGCCCTCCGCAGCATCAACTGGCTGCGACGACGCTCAAATTGTCCACCGTTAGAAATCCCTGAAGAACTGGAATAAGTTTTCCACTCAGGATAGAAATGACGGGCAGGGCAGTGATAGCGTCCGTCCTCGATTGCTTCATAATTGAGTTTGAGTAACTCGGGCAGAACCCGACGGTCCAGCACTTCCAAACTAGGTTCGATGTAACGGGAAAGAACCACATGTACAACAAACGGTCCTGAGGTTCTTTTTTGTATTATCAAGTGATCTGATAAAAAATCTGACTACGGTTCGGCATCCAGAAAAATATAGACCTCTGGTAATGCGGCTTCCAGCTTGGCCTTACCTGCAGGCGTGATCCTTGAATTATGAGGATTGAGGTATTTGAGCGATTTCAATTTTGTTAAATGAGCCGCTCCCACATCAGTGATCTTACACTGCGAGAGATCAAGACGCTGCAGACCTTTGATATTGGCCACATGTACGATGCCTGCATCGGTGATCGGTGAGCCAGCATAGCCTAATTTGAGCTCGCGGAGTTTCGTCAAGTGGGTCAGATGAACGAGTCCATCATCGGAAATCATTTTTGTATCACCCAAAAATTCAAGCTTAACCAGCGAATGCATCTTACCCACATGGACTAATCCTTGATCAGTCAGTGACATGCCGCCGAGTTGCAGTTCTTCCAGTCTGGGAAGCATCGCCAGATGGACCAATCCTGGCCCACGCACCTTCGTGCTGGCGAGATTCAGAGTTCGAAGATTTTGCAATCCTTGTAGATGCACGAGACCTTCATCCGTGATGCCCGTTTCGTAGAGATTCAGCCTCTGAAGCTGGTCCATTTCTTTGATGCCTGCTAATCCGGCATCGGTAATTTTTGACGCATAAAGTTCGAGTGAAGTTATTTTTTGCAGTGAAGTGAGATGAACCAATCCCGCTCCCGTAATTCTTGTTCTTCGAAATCCGATATAGTTCAACTGCTTTAGTTCTGCTAACCCAATGAGTCCCTCGTCTGTCACACTGCTACCAGCAAGTTGGACTTCGCGCAGACGTTCCATGGAACGCAAGTGGGCCAGTCCTCGACCGGTAAATCCTTTGGCATGCCAGAGATTCAGTGACCGTAATTATTTCAAAGGCACTAAGTGCCTCAGAGCTTCGTCGGTAATAGTGATACCTATCAACTGCAATTCTTGAAGGCGATTGAGATCCCCTAAATGAGCAAGTCCCGGCCCCTTGACTTGCGTCCAACTAAGGTCGAGCTTTTGAAGTTTTTCTAAACCCGCAAGATGCACAAGACCCGCGTCGCTGATTCGCGTTCCCCACAAATGTATCGATTCAAGTTGATTGAGTCCTTCTAACTCGACCAATCCGGCGTCTGTGATACTGGTATGGTTCAGATGAAGGTGACGTAGATTCGGTAGCGATTTGACATGCTTCAGGCTTTCATCTGTGAATATTTTCTCGTGTCCCCGAGTACCTTTATTCCCATTGGAAAGGGTTCCATCTTTCTCATTCCAGAAAAACTTGATCGCCTGAAAATACTGAAGGGCCTGTTTTTGTTTACTCACTTCGTTTGCGCGCACCCACGAAGTGTTGAAGATCACCAGCATCATCAAAAGGACGTTTCTCTTCACAGGGACACCTCGAAATAGGATTTATGACAAGCATGACCTCGCAGAACTCGTGACCGAAGCTTGTCAAATTTACTGACAGGCAAAGTATGAATATATCACACGGCTATCAGCGTAGGCAATCTCTCGTTTCACCAAAATGGCCCCAATTCATTGA
The Gimesia aquarii DNA segment above includes these coding regions:
- a CDS encoding choice-of-anchor Q domain-containing protein codes for the protein MFQFNWLTSLSNRLRAGSTRRIKSQRKHSRLRSFREATAFVSRTAAERLEDRTLLTVFTVVNTNDSGTGSLREAIELANVNVGADTISFDAALAGQTIILDSELLISDDLTINGLGADQLTLDASGDNRIFNINDGDAETTINVDISGLTMTNGYAENGGAILNHENLSVFSSTISKNKALKNGGGIYHAAGLLTINETTFAENLANESGGGIYNSTQDLVVSKSTFYRNVATKDGGGIYTLQGVSKYKLREQPEPQIRYRIIPRGGDISLPTYEIVEVIVLPVFLPKYDLEFNSITITDTSFTENSAMNGGGLFSNYTKGPSPWWIDVILYSSITNENSERIKSEFTIVDSAFTGNTAVDDGGGIFNLSGLLEIRNSSISNNSAVRSGGGIKNHDRLTIKESTVSDNIAGSKGGGISNYHNLYIEKSTISNNTALVGGGIEVRLGSLTFKHSTLNNNIATSNGGGIYSLDGNVSIKNSTISKNHAGGLGGGIYSSDYFISDTVIHNPSIEEHANPATTNEVGSPELNPLISTTSTLVAHPINKLEITNSTITGNSAEQSGGGIVDSRQGRYSEETTITNSIVAGNTAATFPQIEGNYIGNTNIIQDSIDGLLDPVLRDNGGPSKTHTLLAGSAAINAGDNDAANAAGLTNDQRGTGSARIIDGTVDIGAFEVQAPFTQIDLRVVNSKTPTSVNGERTSLPENLTWIDEWGNYWVEIWISSPSTTDLGIFSANLNFTYNTDITTATSIEYGAAFTENQTGTINDLSGTIENLSAETSTTDVGDDQYLLFARIKFESTSNDAIDLNLQGQGLNSQSPDFLVKNSEIRFVGDFPSEELHGPSPTTQIWANPFDINDDDKINFRDLILFVSTYNSITSESSSNFSWLTDLDNNNRVNFKDLFLFARNYGKSKLDQSAIVYPQFFHEYWIDLLNENTQTGPLLIPVTVITVDKTIDSPNEHLDPQVVDLEGDTISPVVLGTIRIDINSSNQNSFVESTIDEQSIFDRSSQLSLIELSDPDQDDSQLNFWSAIDYELRHEDEGVVENPLSPKVRRHLSGKLNIDLEDNSLPEEPDSFFLTIQDQTNLVPF
- a CDS encoding leucine-rich repeat domain-containing protein, translating into MKRNVLLMMLVIFNTSWVRANEVSKQKQALQYFQAIKFFWNEKDGTLSNGNKGTRGHEKIFTDESLKHVKSLPNLRHLHLNHTSITDAGLVELEGLNQLESIHLWGTRISDAGLVHLAGLEKLQKLDLSWTQVKGPGLAHLGDLNRLQELQLIGITITDEALRHLVPLK